AACGAGATCTGAAAACAGGCTCCGGAACCAGCTTCCGGTCGGTGACGGAGACGACCGCTGGTTGGCCGATGGATGCGCTGCGGATGCACCTCCCAGACGGAAACGACACGATGCCGGGTCCATAAACTGAATATCGAGATACTAAACAGCGCCGGTCGCGACAGGAGAACGTCGTCCGTCGCGAGATTCGGAAATGGGTTCGTATGCCGCTCAACGGATTCTGGAGCGGCCAACGCGATTCGAGAGGCGCCCCAGAGCGTCCGCGAGGACGGCCGACGCGCGGATACCAGTTCTTTTCCCTCGCAAACACCTCGTTTCGGTATGTCCTTCTCTTCGGCCACACCGTCAGTCCAGAGTGTGGCTTCGTCTCCGTTGACGGTCGACATGCTCGTCGTCTTCGCGCTGATTCTCCTCGCGTTCGTGCTGTTTGCCACCGAGCGATTCCCCATCGACGTCACCGCTATTTTGCTGATGGTCCTGTTGATGGTGCTCGAACCGTGGACCCAGATAACCCCACGGGAGGGGATTTCCGGCTTCGCCAACCCCGCCACGATCACCGTGTTGGCGATGCTCATTCTGAGCACCGGAATCAATCGGACTGGCATCGTCCAGTTGTTCGGTCGGAAGATGGCCTCGTTCGCAGGCGACGACCGACGCAAACAGCTCGCCGCGACCATCGGCGTCACCGGACCGGTGTCGGGAGTCATCAACAACACGCCGGTCGTCGCCATCCTGGTTCCCGTCATCGCCGACCTCGCCCACGAGGGGAAAACGTCGCCGTCGAAGCTGCTCATGCCACTCTCCTTCGCCTCGATGCTCGGCGGGACGTTGACGCTCATCGGCACGTCGACGAACATCCTCGCGAGCGACATCGCGGCCCAGATCGGAGCGGAGTCGCCCGAACTCGGGCTGCACGCGTTCGGCATGTTCGAGTTCACCAAACTCGGCATCGTTGTCTTCGTGGTCGGAGCCGTCTATCTGATGACGGTCGGCGTCAGGTTGCTCCCCGAGCGCGTGCCGGTCGATGAGGACCTCGTTGAGGAGTACGCCCTCCAAGAGTATCTCGCGGACGTCGTCGTCCCGGCGAACTCCTCGCTGCTCGGTCAGACCGTCGAAGAGGCGCTCGGCGACGACGAACTCGACATCGACGTCCTCCAACTGATCCGCAACGGAGAGCGCTTCTCCGAGCCGCTCGCCCGAAAGGAGATCCACCAGAGCGACACGCTCCGTCTCAGGACGAATCGGGAGACGCTCGAGCGGATCATGGACGCCGAGGGTCTCGCACTCGCTGGGCGTCCTCGAACCGAGAGCGAGCTTCATCCGAACGAAGAGGAGCCCGTCCTCGTCGAAGTGGTCATCCCGTCGGGGTCGTTTCTCGTCGGCGAGACGCTGTCGAGTTCGGCGTTCCGGCAGCGCTACGACGCGAACGTGCTCGCCTTCCGGACCCGCGGCGACGTAGTCCGCGACCGGTTCGAGGAGATCAAGGTCCGCGTCGGGGACACGCTTCTCGTGCAGGCGCCGCCCGACAGCCTCGCCCGGCTCGTCGAAAACGAGGATTTCATCGTCGCCCACGAGTTCGACGAGGTGACTTACCGGAGCGAGAAGATACCGTTCGCCGTCCTGATCATCGCCGGAGTCGTCGCACTGCCCGCGCTGAACGTCTTCCCGATAGTCGTCTCCGCGTTAGCGGGGGTCGTGGCGATGGTGTTCACCGGCGTCCTCAAACCGAACGAACTCTACTCGTCCGTCGAGTGGAACGTCATCTTCCTGCTCGCGGGCGTCATCCCGCTCGGAATCGCCCTCCAGCAGACTGGGGCCGCCGACCTGCTCGGGAGCCTCGTCGCATCGACGGCGGCGTTTCTGCCCGCAATCGGCGTCCTCTGGGTGTTCTACCTCGCGACTGGGTTGCTGACGAGCGTCATCAGCAACAACGCGAGCGTCGTGCTGATGATTCCCGTAGCGGTCAGCGCCGCGCAGTCGATCGGCGCGAACGCGTTCGCGTTCGTGCTCGCCGTGACGTTCGCAGCGTCGACGGCGTTCATGACGCCCGTCGGCTACCAGACGAATCTGTTCGTCTACGGTCCCGGCGGCTACACCTTCTCGGACTTCATTCGCGTCGGTGCGCCGCTGCAGTTCCTGCTGTCGGTCGTGACCGTGCTCGGCATCTCGTTCTTCTGGGGCGTCCGCGTGTGAGTCGGATAGTCGGACTCGAGGCCGCGTGAAGCCGTTATCGTGGGTTACTGACCAGTGGGCGTCGTACTAACGTTGATTGGTCTGGGCGACCTCACATTATTATGGCCGAGTTTCCAGACGAACGTCAACTTGTAGTGGAAGTGCGCTCCCAGTTGGAGCAGTGGACGAACAGCGCCCGTAGAGAGGCGTACGCCGAACTGTTCGAGGGCGACGACCCGCTCCTCACCGCCGAAGAGCGACAGTTCCTCGATTCATTCGATTCGGCGATGGAACGGGCGGGCGGCGACGGTATCTGGGGGACCGACCAGTACGGCGTCCACACGGCGGGTACCGGGAGTTCTGACACTTCGCTCGGCGTCGTCTGCGTCTATCACCCGCAGATAACCGATGACTCCGTCCTCCGGGGACAAGACGGTCTCGACGACGAAACGGAGGAGCGAATCAACGCGGCGCTCTGGACGTACAGCGAGCGCGTCGCGGAACTCGTCGAGCGAGAGCTCGACGCATACGTCGAGCAAAAAGGGAGATAACACCGTCCGAGACGGCGTTTGTTCGAAAGGGTCGAGTCAGTCTCCGGTCGTCCGGCATCGGTCGCCGGCCGTCGGACGTTCGCACTCTCGAACTCGGACCGTCCGACTTTTGCGGTCCGCCGCCCGACTCACCGGTATGACCGACTTCGACCCCGAGAAGTTCGAAGACAAGTACGTCCACTACTTTCCGCAACTCCAGCGCGCGTACAAGAGCGCGTTCGAGACGATGAACGAAGAGTACGACTCGACGCTCATCCACGGCATCGACCAGGAGATTCTCAACGAATCGGAACCCGTTTACGAGGACGGACGCTTCCGTATCCGGTTGCCCGAGAACCCCCACGACCGACTGACGAGCGTCGTCGTCAACGACGAGAAACTGGACGCAACGCTGGAACGCTACGTCGACGAGTTGGAGGCTGAACATCACCGCGTGTTCGGCGTCGAACGACCGTGAATCGGCGGAGTTGCGGCGCCGAGCGACCGATTTCGTCGGTGGTGGGTCGGGGCGAACCAAAGGCATAAGACGCCACACCGCCAAACCGCGCACATGAGTACGGAGCCACAGGACGCCGACGACGACCTCAAAGAGCGCGTCACTAACTTCCTGCGACGCAACTTCCCGCAGATTCAGATGCACGGCGGCAGCGCCGCCATCCAGCACCTCGACCGCGAGAACGGTGAGGTGAGCATCGCCCTCGGCGGTGCCTGTTCCGGGTGCGGTATCTCGCCGATGACCATCCAGGCCATCAAGAGCCGAATGGTCAAGGAGATCCCCGAGATCAACAAGGTCAACGCCGACACCGGCATGGGCGGCGGCGGAATGGGCGGCGACGGCGGCATGAGTCCGTCGTTCCCCGGCGAGACGACCCGCGACGACGACAGCGGCAGCGACGAAGGCCCGCAGGCCCCGTTCTAACTCCTTTTAGGGGGCGTGTGCGCCCCGGTAGCGTCGGCTTAGCGCCCGGAAACATACCCGTGTTTTATTCCCGTTACGCTCGGAGAGGGAGGTATGAGCGACGAGTCTCCCGCGAACGTGTTGTTCGTGGTGATGGACACGGTTCGGAAGGACCACCTGACCACGTACGGCTACGAGCGACCCACGACGCCCGGCCTCGAATCGTTCTCCGAGGAGTCGACGGTGTTCGACCAGGCGGTCGCCCCGGCACCGTGGACGCTCCCGGTGCACGCGTCGATGTTCACCGGGATGTACCCGAGTCGACACGGCGCGGACCAGGAGACGCCGTATCTCGACAACGTGACGACGCTCGCCGAGACGCTGTCGACGGCGGGGTACGACACGGCGTGTTACTCCTCGAACGCGTGGATTACGCCGTACACCCACCTCACCGACGGGTTCGACGACCAGAACAACTTCTTCGAGGTGATGCCCGGCGAGTTCCTCTCAGGACCGCTCGCGAAGGCGTGGAAGACGCTCAACGACAACGAACGTCTCCGCGCTGTCGCCGACAAACTCGTCAGCCTCGGCAACACAGCTCACGAGTACCTCGCCGACGGTGAGGGCGCGGACTCGAAGACGCCCGCGGTCATCGACCAGACGATAGAGTTCATCGAGGAGAGCGACCGGTCGTTCGCCTTCATCAACCTGATGGACGCCCACCTGCCGTACCACCCCCCGAAGGAGTACAAGGAGCAGTTCGCCCCCGGCGTCGACTCGACGGAAGTGTGCCAGAACTCCAAGGAGTACAACTCCGGCGCACGCGACATCACCGACGGCGAGTGGGAGGACATCCGCGGGCTGTACGACGCCGAAATCGCCCACATCGACGACCAGCTGACTCGCCTGTTCGACTGGCTGAAGGAGACCGACCGCTGGGACGACACAATGGTCGTCGTCTGCTCGGACCACGGCGAACTACACGGCGAACACGACATCTACGGCCACGAGTTCTGCCTGTACGACCCGCTCATCAACGTCCCGCTGATGGTGAAACACCCGGAACTCGGGACGGGTCGCCGCGACGACCAGGTCGAGTTGGTCGACCTCTACCACACGGTGCTGGACGCCCTCGACGTGGAAGGCGGCGAACCGGCGTCGTCCGGCGAGGACGTGGTCGCTCTCGACAGAACTCGGTCGCTGCTCTCCTCGTCGTACCGCGAGTTCGCCGACGTCGACTCCCCGGACCCCGGGCAGCAGGGGTCGCCCGACGGCGAGTACGCCTTCGTCGAGTACTCTCGTCCCATAGTCGAACTCAAACAGTTAGAGGAGAAGGCGAAGGCCGCGGGCATCACGCTCCCGGAGGATTCGCGCTTCTACTCGCGGATGCGCGCCGCCCGCCGACCGGATGCGAAATACGTTCGCATCGACCGCATCCCGAACGAGGCGTACCGCCTCGACGAGGACCCCGGGGAGGTGACGAACCTCGCAGGGAAGGGCGACGAGAAGATAGAGGCCGCAGAGCAGGCGCTCGCACGCTTCGAGGTGGCCGCCGGAGGCGCGTGGACCGGCGCCGACGACGTGGAAGTGACCGACGACGCCCTCGACGACATGGACGACACGACTCAAGAACGGCTTCGCGACCTCGGCTACATGGAGTAGCGTAACCGCGAACTAACGTACCCCGCGCCCTCGTTCCCACGCCCGCAACAGCGCCGCAAGCGTCCGGTTCGTCGGCGCGTCGAGTCGGTGACGCTCGGCGCGGGCGACGACTTCGCCAGAGATAGCGTCCACCTCGGTTCGGCGCTCCGCGTCGACGTCCTGTAACATCGACGACCGATTCTCCGCCGTCGCGTCGACGACCCGGTCGAGCGCCGCCAGTGCTCGTCGGTTCGGCAGCGAGACACCCTCCGCGCGGGCGACGCGGGCCGTCTCGCGCGTCGCGGCGCGGGCGACGCGAGTCGCGTCCGCGTCGCCGTCGGCGAACGCACCGTTTTCGACCCGCGAGAGCGCCGTCACGGGGTTGATACCGGCGTTGACCGCGAGTTTCGTCCAGCGACGCCGGGGCATATCCGTGGCGACCAGCGTCTCGATATCGGCGGCGCGAAACCCGCGTCCGATTCGCTCGGCGATCGGGTCGGGACCGCCGTCGAGCGAGCCGAGGACGACGCGGCCGACGCCCGTGCACTCGACGCGGCCGGGTTCGAGCAGTCGCGCGCCGTAGGTCGCCGTTCCGGCGAGAACGGGCGCGTCGAGTTTCGCTTCTAGCGTCTCCTCGGTCAACCCGTTCTGCAGCGAGAGGACGGAACCGAAGTCGCCGGTCTCCAGCGCCTCGGCCGCTTCGGCGGTGTCGAACGCTTTCACCGTCACCAGCGCGAGGTCGGCGACGAGATTCTCGCCCTCGGTAGTCGCGTCAGGGGTCGTGTGCGCCTCGACGGCGCTGGAGATGCGAAGTCCCGACTCGCGGACGCGAGCGGCGTGGGCGTCGCGGGCGACGAGCGTCACGTCGTGGACGCGGGCGAGCAGTCCGCCAACGAGGCTGCCGAGACTCCCCGCGCCGAAGACGACGACCTGCATACCACCCCTCTCGGAGCGGGCGACAAAAAGGCGTACACTCCGCGGGCGACGCGAGCGGGGGTTAACTCCGGCTCAGTCCTCAGTCCAGTACATGAGATCCTCTTTGGGCGAGTCGCAGTTCGGACACCGGTCGGGGAGCCCCTTGTCGATTTCGCCCATCTCGCCACACTCCATGCAGCGCCACATGAGGTAGCCCTCGCCAAACTCCTGGCCCGACCGAGCGTGTTCGACGCTCAGCGCCTCCATCCCCTCGCGCATCGTCACGTAGAAGCCCCCGTCGTCGAACCCGCGAATCGTTCCGAGTTCGTTGCCCTCGTCGTCGTACACCACCTTACCGAGGTCGAGTTGTTCGATCTCGTCGTCCGAAACGTCGTCCGGTGTCTCACCACTATCTCCAACCATGTTCGGAAATTCGACGGCGACAGGGATAAAATTCTGTGACGGTCGCGGGGGCCGAATCCGGGTGGTAGCCGCGCGGTCGTCGACGTTCAGTTCGGCGGCGCGTCCCACTCCTCGCCGTCGTCCTGCGGTTCGTAACCGACCGTCTCGCGGGCGTGCCGGAGGTCGTCGAGCCACCGCCGCTCGTTGCCGCTCACGCCGTAGAACTGATCCCACTCGACGGAGTCGTCGCGGAGACAGCAGTCGACCAGCTGCGCGAGGTCGCGCCGGGACTGCCAGAGTCCCTTGAGTCGGGCGACCTGCTCCTCGTAGGCGTCGCTTCCGGGCTCCCACACACCCTCGTCGACGCCGCGTTCTGCGTCGCCGTAGGGGTGGTCGTACTCCGGCGGACGGACGGAGCCGATTCGAAGCGCGTAAAACCGGATGCCGTGCGCTTCCGCGGCGAGTCGACCGAGGTCCTCGCCGTAGCTCTTGGTCAGCCCGTAGCGCGAGTCCGGCCGGTGCGGTTCGGTGTGGTCGGCTCTCACTCCGGTGTCGTAGTACACATCGGGCGCGTTCCGCACCTCGACCATCCCGACGGTGTGGTTCGAGGAGGCGAAGACGACGCTGTCGAGACCCGCGTCGACCGCCGCCTCGTAGACGTTGTGGAGCGCTTCGAGATTGTCGGCGAGCGGTTTCGACCAGCCGAGTTCGCGCGAGTCGGGGCCACCCGTCCCCGGCACGATCGCCAGATGGACGACGGCGTCTTTCCCCTCGAAGTGGGGGCGAATCGCGTCGTAGTCGCGTACGTCGGCGACGACGGTTTCGTGAGGGCTCTCTCCGTCTCGGCTCTCGATATCGAGCAGCGTGAACTCGTACTCGTCGTCGTCGCCGAGGTGGTCGGTTATCGCCGTCCCGACGACGCCGTGGCCGCCGGTGATGAGCACGTCCATACCTAATCAGCAGGTCACGCCCCCATAGTCTCTCGGGCGGCGCATTCGAAGGCGGAGACCGGGGTCGACGCCGGGGGACTAGTCGCTCGTGACGCCGAGTTCGTCGGCGACGCGTGCTATCGACTCCGTCTCGAACTCGCCGATCAACTCGGTGTAGTCGACGTGGTCCGTCCGCGACTGGTACTCCTCGGCGAGCGCCAACACCGTCGGGTCGTCGTACGCCCGCCCGACAATTTCGATGGCGGTCGGGAGGTCCCGCTCGCCGAAGCCGTTCGGCAGGGCGACGCCGGGCAGTCCCGCCACGTTGGCCGCCGCACCCATCGACGTGCTACTGTACTCGGCGAAGTAGTCGACGAACGGCGACCCGAGCGGGCTGGCGACCGTCGCCCGCGTCGGGACGACGACGGCGTCGTAGGGGGCGAACGCCTCGTCCAACTCGCGCTGTATCACCGTCCGGACGCGGTTCGCCGTGACGTAGTCCTCCGCGAGGACGGCCTGCTGAGCGTAACCCCCGATACGGGAGGCCTCGTTGGTCAGTTCGAGCGCGTCGCCGCGGGCGACGAACTCCGCGAACGCCGACGCCGATTCGGCGTCGATAATCGTTCCCGCGACGGCCGCGTACGGAATATCCGGCAGCGTGATCTCCTCAACGTCGGCGAACTCGGAGAACGTCTCGACCGACCGCCGGTAGTTCTCGCGGACGGCCTCCTGTTCGTTCTCGCCGGCGCTCGACAGCACGGCGATTCTGGTCTTGCCCTTCAGTCGGGCGGGCGGCTTCGTGGGCGGACGCTCGGTCGTACTCGGGTCGCGTTCATCGGCTCCAGCGATAGCCCGGTAGACGAGGTCACAACCCCGCGCGGATCGACAGAGCGGCCCGAGTTTGTCCATCGTGTACGACAGCGCCATCGCACCGTACCGACTCACGCGACCGTACGTCGGCCGAAAGCCGGCGACGCCGCTGAACGCCGCCGGGGTGGTGATGGAGCCGAACGTCTCGCTGCCGACGGCGAAGCCGACGAGACCGGCTGCGACGGCCGCAGCGGGACCGCTGGAGGATCCACCGGCCCACGCGTCCGTGTTCCACGGGCTGCTCGTCGGTCCGGTGAAGGTGGCGTCCGCCGAATCGTAGACGAAGCCGCCGGCGAGTTCTATCATCGCCAGCTTCGCGACCAGAACCGCACCGGCCTCTTCGAGGCGTTCGACGACCGTCGCGTCGTAGTCGAGCTGCTGGTCTCGGAGCGGTTCGGCACCCCACGTCGTCGGATACCCCTCCGCCGCAAGCAGGTCCTTCACGCCGTAGGGAATGCCGAGCAGCGGTCGGTCCTCGCCCGCGCCGTCCGCTAGTTCCTCGTCCGCTCTGTCGGCCGCTTCGAGCGCTCGCTCCTCGGTCACGGTGACGACAGCGTTCAGGTCGTCGCCGACGGTCCACAGTCGTTCGATGTACGCCTCGGTCAACTCTCGGGAGGTGAACTCGCCGTCGCGAAGCCTCTCGCCCAGTTCCTCGACGGTCGAGAAGAGAATCTCGTCGTCGACCATCACTCCTCACCCCGGTACGGTTCGAAGGTGTACGCCGGATCGGTGGTGTACGCCAACTCGAACTTGCCGACGGCCTCGCCCGAGGCGAGGATACCCGCGAGACGCGTTCGGACGGCGTCGAGTTGGTCGTCGCTCAACTGGTCGCCGTAGTTCGCCTCGACGTAGGCGAGGAGGGCGTCGGTTCCGACCGGAACGTCCTCCTGTTGAGCTACGGCGTCGGCGTCGACGGCGTCGTCGCCGTCGGATGCGCTGTCGTTTTCGGCGGCGACCGATTCGGCGGAACCGACGAAACCCGCGGCCGCGAGCGCTCCCAGGACGGTTCGGCGGCGAAATCCGGTTGAATCGGTCGATTCTCGAGGAAAATCGGTCTCTCGCTGCGTGTACGTCGGATCGTGAAACCTCGTCATGCGTGCGAGTCTCTAGCGCAGAAAGGAGCGTATTAGATTTTCCTGATAGAAAACCCCGTAAATTGAATCGCGTAGTCGAGTAGGATCTCTAAATACAGGGCCTTCGCGAGGAAATCGCCCGCAGACGGTCGCGACGAGTCTCGGCCGCTCTTGCGAAGTCCGCGATGTCGCCGATAGCTGTCACTGCCGCCAAAACGCCGGTGTAAGAATGACCAGTACCGAGAGTACCTCCAAGCGACCGATCCACATCAGAAAGACCATGTAGAGTTTTGCGGCGTCTGAGAACGGCAGGAAGCTGTTCATCGGGCCAACAACGCCGAAGCCCGGGCCGATGTTCCCCAGCGTGGCGATAGCGACACTCATCGCCTCAAGCCCTGACAGCGACACGCCGGGTGTTCGCAAACTATCGAGATACAGGAACACCGTCGAGAGGGCAAATAGCGTCAAAAAGAGCACGATGAACACGAGCACATCTCGGATTGTTTCCTCGTCGACGACTTCCTGCTTGAGTCGTACCGGTTTGATGGCCTCAGGATGGACAGACGTGAACAGTGTCCGGAGGACGGCTTTCTTGACGAGAACCCACCGGACAATCTTGATCGAACCGGCAGCCGATCCCGCGGATCCGCCTAAGAAATACGCAAACAACAGTATCGTCTGCGCGGAGGGATCCCAGGTATTGAAATCCATACTCGCGTATCCGGTCGTCGTCACGATGGCGATCACCTGAAAGAGTCCCTGTCGGAGCGAATTTTCGAGATTTCCTGGGATGACGTCGAGGTTCGCTGGAGATTCGGCGAGTCCGACGCCGAGGAAGAGCACTGCCGCGATAGTTGCCCCGAAGCCGAAGATTGCGAGCAGGTACGCACGGAACTCTGTGTTGTCGGTTAATCGACGAGGCTCTCCTCGAAGGACGTACCAGAACAGAGCAAAGTTCGTCCCCGCGACGACCATGAACGGCATCACTGCCCACTGGACAGCCGGCGTAAACGCCTCCACGCTACGTGCCTCGGGAGAGAATCCGCCGGTGGGCATTGTCGTGAGCGCATGCGCAACCGCGTTGTAGAGATTCATGTTCGGCGCCAAACCGCTCAGGTGCAGTCCGTAATAGACCATGGCCGCGAGAGCGGTGAATCCAACGTAGATGCCCCACAGCCCACGCGCGGTCTGCTGGATTCGCGGCGTCAACTTTTTTAGCGAGATTCCTGGCGCTTCCTGGTTCATGATCTGAGCGCCCCCGACCGATAGCTCCGGCAGGATGGCGACCATCAACACGAGAATGCCCATTCCGCCGAGCCACTGGGTGAGCTGGCGCCACATCAGCATCGCGTAGCCATGGCGCTCGACCGAGATCTCACCGAGAACAGTAGCACCGGTCGTCGTGAATCCGCTCATGCTTTCGAACAGGGCGTTGACGGGGTTCGCAATAGTGCCCGTTCCAGCGACGAGATACGGCACTATCCCCGCCAGGGGCACGACCAACCACACGAGACTTACCAAGAGGAACGCCTCCCGGTTTTGAAGCTCGCCATCGTCGCGGACTCGCTCCAGCAAGAAACCGCCGCCAACCATGAGAATGCTAGTCGCGAGGAACGGAATCGGATCTTCACCGTAGAAGAGCGCCAGAACGAGCGGAAACAGCGGCGTAATGCCGATGTATTTGAGAACGGTCCCGACGAGGGCCACGCTTACCCTGTAATCAACATACACGCTCGGTGTGCGGGCCATCAAACAGCTAGAGTGATTGAGCGATGAACGGATGGACGTTTCGGTTCGGCGAGTTCTCCGGAGGGACTATTCATTGGCTCACTCGAAAAGAGGATACTGGATACACCTGCAGAAAAGACGCATATCAGGAATCAGCTCCAAAAGTAGCTAACGCAACAGAGGTCACAAGAAGTCCGCGATGCCACTCTGTGTGTTCATGTCGTCCTGCGACCACCTTTTTACTCCTCAGGCCGCGCTTCGCGCGACCCTCGTCGCAAAAATCTGGACCAAAAATAGTCTGTCAGTTACATGAAGTCCGCGATGCCGCTCTGTTTGTTCTTGTCGTTCTCGAAGACGCTCTCCAGACTCTTCTTGAGCACTTCGAGGCGCTGTTTCGTGTAATCGCGACAGCCGAACTCCTCGGCCACCTCGATGGCGGTTTCCATGTACTTGTTCACCGACCCCTGGTGCACCGTCAGGTTGACGCGCCCGCCGCACTCACGACAGTCGCCGGTCAGCGGCATTCTCCGATACTTTTCGCCGCAGTCGAGACACCGCGTCGTCTGCCGCGAGAACGCGCGGAGATTGCCGATGAGGTCCGGCAGGAAGTGGT
This genomic stretch from Haloprofundus salilacus harbors:
- a CDS encoding SLC13 family permease, which codes for MLVVFALILLAFVLFATERFPIDVTAILLMVLLMVLEPWTQITPREGISGFANPATITVLAMLILSTGINRTGIVQLFGRKMASFAGDDRRKQLAATIGVTGPVSGVINNTPVVAILVPVIADLAHEGKTSPSKLLMPLSFASMLGGTLTLIGTSTNILASDIAAQIGAESPELGLHAFGMFEFTKLGIVVFVVGAVYLMTVGVRLLPERVPVDEDLVEEYALQEYLADVVVPANSSLLGQTVEEALGDDELDIDVLQLIRNGERFSEPLARKEIHQSDTLRLRTNRETLERIMDAEGLALAGRPRTESELHPNEEEPVLVEVVIPSGSFLVGETLSSSAFRQRYDANVLAFRTRGDVVRDRFEEIKVRVGDTLLVQAPPDSLARLVENEDFIVAHEFDEVTYRSEKIPFAVLIIAGVVALPALNVFPIVVSALAGVVAMVFTGVLKPNELYSSVEWNVIFLLAGVIPLGIALQQTGAADLLGSLVASTAAFLPAIGVLWVFYLATGLLTSVISNNASVVLMIPVAVSAAQSIGANAFAFVLAVTFAASTAFMTPVGYQTNLFVYGPGGYTFSDFIRVGAPLQFLLSVVTVLGISFFWGVRV
- a CDS encoding DUF7539 family protein; protein product: MAEFPDERQLVVEVRSQLEQWTNSARREAYAELFEGDDPLLTAEERQFLDSFDSAMERAGGDGIWGTDQYGVHTAGTGSSDTSLGVVCVYHPQITDDSVLRGQDGLDDETEERINAALWTYSERVAELVERELDAYVEQKGR
- a CDS encoding DUF5783 family protein, which translates into the protein MTDFDPEKFEDKYVHYFPQLQRAYKSAFETMNEEYDSTLIHGIDQEILNESEPVYEDGRFRIRLPENPHDRLTSVVVNDEKLDATLERYVDELEAEHHRVFGVERP
- a CDS encoding NifU family protein, which gives rise to MSTEPQDADDDLKERVTNFLRRNFPQIQMHGGSAAIQHLDRENGEVSIALGGACSGCGISPMTIQAIKSRMVKEIPEINKVNADTGMGGGGMGGDGGMSPSFPGETTRDDDSGSDEGPQAPF
- a CDS encoding sulfatase → MSDESPANVLFVVMDTVRKDHLTTYGYERPTTPGLESFSEESTVFDQAVAPAPWTLPVHASMFTGMYPSRHGADQETPYLDNVTTLAETLSTAGYDTACYSSNAWITPYTHLTDGFDDQNNFFEVMPGEFLSGPLAKAWKTLNDNERLRAVADKLVSLGNTAHEYLADGEGADSKTPAVIDQTIEFIEESDRSFAFINLMDAHLPYHPPKEYKEQFAPGVDSTEVCQNSKEYNSGARDITDGEWEDIRGLYDAEIAHIDDQLTRLFDWLKETDRWDDTMVVVCSDHGELHGEHDIYGHEFCLYDPLINVPLMVKHPELGTGRRDDQVELVDLYHTVLDALDVEGGEPASSGEDVVALDRTRSLLSSSYREFADVDSPDPGQQGSPDGEYAFVEYSRPIVELKQLEEKAKAAGITLPEDSRFYSRMRAARRPDAKYVRIDRIPNEAYRLDEDPGEVTNLAGKGDEKIEAAEQALARFEVAAGGAWTGADDVEVTDDALDDMDDTTQERLRDLGYME
- a CDS encoding ketopantoate reductase family protein; protein product: MQVVVFGAGSLGSLVGGLLARVHDVTLVARDAHAARVRESGLRISSAVEAHTTPDATTEGENLVADLALVTVKAFDTAEAAEALETGDFGSVLSLQNGLTEETLEAKLDAPVLAGTATYGARLLEPGRVECTGVGRVVLGSLDGGPDPIAERIGRGFRAADIETLVATDMPRRRWTKLAVNAGINPVTALSRVENGAFADGDADATRVARAATRETARVARAEGVSLPNRRALAALDRVVDATAENRSSMLQDVDAERRTEVDAISGEVVARAERHRLDAPTNRTLAALLRAWERGRGVR
- a CDS encoding DUF7130 family rubredoxin-like protein, whose protein sequence is MVGDSGETPDDVSDDEIEQLDLGKVVYDDEGNELGTIRGFDDGGFYVTMREGMEALSVEHARSGQEFGEGYLMWRCMECGEMGEIDKGLPDRCPNCDSPKEDLMYWTED
- a CDS encoding NAD-dependent epimerase/dehydratase family protein, which produces MDVLITGGHGVVGTAITDHLGDDDEYEFTLLDIESRDGESPHETVVADVRDYDAIRPHFEGKDAVVHLAIVPGTGGPDSRELGWSKPLADNLEALHNVYEAAVDAGLDSVVFASSNHTVGMVEVRNAPDVYYDTGVRADHTEPHRPDSRYGLTKSYGEDLGRLAAEAHGIRFYALRIGSVRPPEYDHPYGDAERGVDEGVWEPGSDAYEEQVARLKGLWQSRRDLAQLVDCCLRDDSVEWDQFYGVSGNERRWLDDLRHARETVGYEPQDDGEEWDAPPN
- a CDS encoding amidase, producing the protein MVDDEILFSTVEELGERLRDGEFTSRELTEAYIERLWTVGDDLNAVVTVTEERALEAADRADEELADGAGEDRPLLGIPYGVKDLLAAEGYPTTWGAEPLRDQQLDYDATVVERLEEAGAVLVAKLAMIELAGGFVYDSADATFTGPTSSPWNTDAWAGGSSSGPAAAVAAGLVGFAVGSETFGSITTPAAFSGVAGFRPTYGRVSRYGAMALSYTMDKLGPLCRSARGCDLVYRAIAGADERDPSTTERPPTKPPARLKGKTRIAVLSSAGENEQEAVRENYRRSVETFSEFADVEEITLPDIPYAAVAGTIIDAESASAFAEFVARGDALELTNEASRIGGYAQQAVLAEDYVTANRVRTVIQRELDEAFAPYDAVVVPTRATVASPLGSPFVDYFAEYSSTSMGAAANVAGLPGVALPNGFGERDLPTAIEIVGRAYDDPTVLALAEEYQSRTDHVDYTELIGEFETESIARVADELGVTSD
- a CDS encoding TrkH family potassium uptake protein, coding for MARTPSVYVDYRVSVALVGTVLKYIGITPLFPLVLALFYGEDPIPFLATSILMVGGGFLLERVRDDGELQNREAFLLVSLVWLVVPLAGIVPYLVAGTGTIANPVNALFESMSGFTTTGATVLGEISVERHGYAMLMWRQLTQWLGGMGILVLMVAILPELSVGGAQIMNQEAPGISLKKLTPRIQQTARGLWGIYVGFTALAAMVYYGLHLSGLAPNMNLYNAVAHALTTMPTGGFSPEARSVEAFTPAVQWAVMPFMVVAGTNFALFWYVLRGEPRRLTDNTEFRAYLLAIFGFGATIAAVLFLGVGLAESPANLDVIPGNLENSLRQGLFQVIAIVTTTGYASMDFNTWDPSAQTILLFAYFLGGSAGSAAGSIKIVRWVLVKKAVLRTLFTSVHPEAIKPVRLKQEVVDEETIRDVLVFIVLFLTLFALSTVFLYLDSLRTPGVSLSGLEAMSVAIATLGNIGPGFGVVGPMNSFLPFSDAAKLYMVFLMWIGRLEVLSVLVILTPAFWRQ